The sequence CGAACAGACACACAtttatctatatacatataaataaagacttgtcctgactgacatactgatctatcaacgcacagcctaagccgcgtGGGTTAGAAACATGAAATGTTGACAGTAGGTTCCTTGTATAACGTCGGCATcctgaaagttcaacccctataGGGAGtcaaatgggggatggaagtttgtatgaaagtccgtcatttttaaagttacatcgataaaaaatataaaaaatatgattcacaatttttgaaaattagatAGAGGATGAAAGTTTTTATGAAAGTCCGTCGATTTACAAGTTATTGCCATGAAAATTTGTATATGGGTTGTcagttacaaatgaagaaatacgtgtttcaggattatTGGATACTCCGTCCCCACGcagattttctaaaatttaGAAATCAGCTGGTTTTTACATATagaatcagctagtttttatatataggtaaaaTTATTAGTATCCCAATACATTAGAGTGCTAGACTGCTCGTGTACATTACACTATTCCTTTAGCATACCTTTATACCTATTTCCCTTTTATAAGAATCAGACCTCGTGATTTGCCATCAAGAAGAACGGGCGTTGAATTATGTGCTTCTACGATGCATTTCCCAAAAGCTAACTTTACTTCAACTTTGACTTTGTGAATGTAGAGTGctaaaacaattcattttaCTTGTGAATTGGTACTAGTCTCAAACATCTCTCTTTGATTATTCATTTTACTCGTATCAAAGTAAAAAAGCAACATAGTTTTTCATGGTTCAAGTCATTGACGAGGTACCTACGCTTTGTGCACAATTCATATCATGAGGAGGGCAGGTAGCGTTTTTATTTTCCTCTTCGCGGCTCGTTGATTCCACAAACTCGTTTTGTTCATGGAAAATAAAGCCACAACCTTTGTACCATATAGTATCATGCTTCTGAAAATAGAAAAACTGATCGTCGATTGCTGAAAAGCTGCATCAGTTATTGCTACAGCCCGAGGTCATACCAGGAATTGGCTTCCGGGAGGGAGGCGAGAGGGGATCGTGCAAGAAAGatatcaaggagttcccacggggttttaaaaaaacctaaatccacactgaAGAAGGCGCATctgtttggtacaaagatagctagcatcccggagacggatgTAATAGCAAAGCAAAGAAAACTTTCCATGGGATTTGTAAAGTCCcaggcatcgtctagtataataatagaaaaAGAAAGGACCTGACTCATAAAAGCCCAGCCCAAAtctttggacctagaaagctgaaattttgcacagactACAATTAAggccggatttttcgaaattcccacagAAGCAAAAACACGGGCGatcactatattataataagtacttaggtatagatttacataatatagtgcATGATCGCACCGATTTGTGTTGAGCCTTGAGCCACCATTGGGGGTTAATAGTGTACGATATTGATCAATCACAGTTTGTGAACACCATCAATTAATTAGGTCAATTTTAGCATGGAATAGTTATTTCAAACTTATTACACCTATCTATTTATAAGAGTTGTATTTATTACCCCTATGAATTGTAGCGACTGGATTATTCTGCGAGCTACGCAAAAAGCTCACATTTCCGATTGATTGCTCGTTATAATcgtatttcataaattaattaacattGTCGTGTCAAAAATGCTACACTATTTTTATTCCACATTTTCAATTAAcgataaaattttgtacagtttTACCTACGAAAAATTGCACTAATTAAATggtttttttatagtttaaaaaGGTGCCACTTTAATTATATAAAGACAAAATTGCTTGGAGACACCAAGCAATCTTATACACTGCAgtacggtgcggtgcggtgtggtggagtgcggtgcggtgcggtctATATTATCATCACTTACGACTCAACAAGTTCTTTGAACTTACATAAAATTGCTACACATTTCACTTATGCATCAGCTGATACGTAGGTAAAATAACATAAAGGAACTGCCATGATGCGGTACCTACCGTTAACGCAAACTCGTTCGAGGCATCATTTCGTTGGAAAAATTGCCATCGAAATACGTTACACATTGGAAATTGTGACAATTTGTTAGCGTTATATGTCGCCAGGGAGCTTTCGACTCActcacatttttaaaaatatggtatcatattattttcattgcTTCATGCTATTGATACGACCCCGTGAGAAATTGCGCTTCCTGGTACATAAGAGATGCTTTTATAACAAACTAGCAGAATTTATGGAAACTCTTTGTTGAGGGGGGTTCTATAGGTCTGTTATAGAGAGCATATTCTGAATACGAAAGTTCAAGTTTTAGAACTGGATTTTagaataatgattttaagcttattttatggtttaacgacatattttaatgtatataacgggtacataccacaattaaAATATGGGTTTAGAAGTAGTGGTTTCAGCAATACGTTGGTATATCAGTCAGCTAGAACCTTACCTCATCCTTATCCAcattccacactaatattataaatgcgaaaatgtgtgtgtgtgtgtttgtgtgtctgTTAGCTTTTAATTTCCCatctttttaacagattttgacaaaatttggtatagattGCTTCCAGGGGATGGATATAGGATTTTGTAGGTACGTATATGtaggtaatatacctactagctttttttttttaagaatattagccatattaaatgactaatattcccctttcctctccaattaagcgtcaggcttgtgctaggagtgggtacgacaattatagtgcaacgggcgggatttgaaccgtcgacctttcggttttcagtccactcctataccggttgagctattgaggctatagcTACTGGTGCTTGCTGcttataagtgaaaaaaaaattcagaatcagatcattagttccggagattacgcCTTAAATACAAACTTACTAGCTCAGGAAGAAGAAAAACTTTCTCACGACTGGAACTGACTGATTGATGTACCAAGCCACTTTGGCTGACCGCAGAACGCATGCCTTTAAACAATGACACGAAGTCCTGGCGAACGCGAGCATTCGCGttggttgtttttttttcagggtCCATTTCAAGTGAGTTTTTTATGTGCGGGGTATCGTTTGAATGTGGTTTAAATCATCGCGAGGAACAATGGAtatgatttttttgaaaaacattCTGATTGAAATAATGAGTATGACGGCTGTGTAAATACATTtgcaaatgtattttttttatttcttttttaggcAGGGCATTcgtgtttaaaaaatattacgacTTGTTTTATATAAACCATAGGATGTATTGCTGTATTAAAGTCAGCCAGGGATTGATATTCATTTCACCGACTAATATTCGAATAAGGGAttgtacataaaaaataaatctgtgAGCTTAATAAAAAGATGATAACATAACACGAGCATTCGATATCAATGACAGAAGTCTCCCAatcggtaggtatatttttgcaAATCTGTATTTACATAGGCATCTCGCTCGGTGGAGCGACGAATTGAATTCTTCAGAAGAAAAAACggataatatatttattgactaataaaaatacgtttaacgGAATTTTCGTCTACGTACTGTATACCTTATCGGAGTTTGCCGGAGAGTGCTTTGACTAATCTCTCAACTAGCGAAGCCCGcgagagtttttaattttattgaaacctAGATGatgtaaaacaggggtttgaaatttgagtagtcaacgcggacgaactcgcgggtataagctagttatagtaTATGGAAATACCAGGTATTTTAGACAACATTTCCATACATTGCACAATGGTGCTAATGAGGAGTAATACCACGAATCACCTCGCCCGTAGCACAAATATCGTTTTGACGGTAAAATTGCCATTGAAATAATGTAACACAttgaaaattgtacctacccgttaacaatacaatataatatatcctGAGGGGCATTTCATTCCACAATTTTAGCGTTATTTGCGTTATTTCtggtacaatattttctataaATAAACAGTTGGAACCAAAACCATTACAACAgctattcataataataaaacgATTAAATAAAATGCACGAGGctgaaacaaatatttttattaatgatGGAAACTTAAAGTATCATTCCAATGGTACTGAtactgagcacaactaaatttaagagtattccttttttttaaagaatattagccatgttaaacgactaatattcccttttcctctccaactaaccgtcaggcttgtgctaggagtaggtacgacaatagtgcaacgggcggagtttgaaccgtcgacctttcggttttcagtccactcctttacccgttgagctattgaggctctattcgCATCgtctttttactaatgtaatatgaaaatgacAGTCACAgctgttttaaaattattttcgcaAAAAAGAGACTAAGTATGTTTTGTTTGCGAGAGTAAGCGCtagtctacaaattaaaaaaaaagttgcgtGTTTTACACGTAGGAAAAGTTACGATGCGAAACTAGCGTAGGttaagtacgcgacagtttgagatggcaaacggggtgtgaggcgggggggacgccccgcatactcgcacgtcactcgcgttcgcccgcactgggtttgcgcggggactgtgcgggtgtgcgggggttccctccccgattgccatctcgagctgtcgggTACTATACCTTTGCTTTTTAAAACGTTGCCGCGAAAAGGGCACTCCACCGGCCACCCCAAAAAGTATAATGGAGCCATATATTTTCTCTAATCCTACTTGTATGTACAACACGTACAATACGTTCTATTTTCAAATTCGTTCAGGTTTAAAAACAGTTTAACTCTGTTGTACAAAAAAGTGGCAGTAGACCAATCAAATACTCCGGtcgaatagaaaaaaatatatagtccGCAGTGCGCTTGTCAAGTTTTAATTTATTGGGCTATTAGGTGGCAACGTAGGAGTCTACCATTTTGTTTTCAGGTTTACAGTTAATAAATAAGGAAaccacatcgtgaggaaacctgcatgcctgagagttctccataattttctcaaaggtgtgtgaaatctgcccaTCCTgtcttctcgttctgagaggagatccgtgctcagtgagccggcgatttgatgacgatgatgatgatctacttACTATTTAAGTGGATAACGCAGATTTTACgcaaaatacaagaaaatttaattaaaattacaatagTATCACCAACCAACCGACCAAGAACCATCGACCAAGTACATACTCGTTTATAAAAGCAACATGTTCGCCCTAGTTGTTTCTCAGCGGGCTATTGTGTAGCAACCGTCACATACACTTCCTGTATCCGGTAGGCGGGAGCCACGTTTCAACTGCTCGCGCTATCTACCACGTCAACAGCTCTTTAGAGTATAGAGACGGGGAAGCAAAAATAAGCTTCATTTTTCTGTTCCTAAGATGACTCGTTTCAACTTTTAACACAAAAGGACGGTTGCATTGCATAGCTTGCTAACATAGGACACAGAACTGctacctacaagtacctacgcTACAAGAGgaatgccatacaaaatgacggTTATTTTTTGTGACGTTTCGTTGCGCCCCATCGAACGTACTCGATCGAAGGGAATCAGAATTGACATAatgtcaaatggtcttcgtgttgatAATTAAGTactaatcactacccttattataaatgcgaaagtgtgtttgtttgttggtttgtccttcaataacgtcacaAGGTGCAACGGGTCGAAGTAATcgattgcatgggtatagtttaagaccggtgagtgacacaggctactttttatctcggaaaatcaaagagttcctacgggatttttaaaacctaaatgcacgcgtacgaagtcgtgggcatcagctagtctcgaTATAAGCTTgcgaatattttattcaaatatgtataaaaatatacctaacttgagaataagtttcaatattttaaatttccGCACAACATTTCAAAAACGTTTAAAAATCGTATAGTTGGCGAAGTAACAAGATGGAGCTAGAGTAAGTTGAAGTGGACCGGACTTTTTCAACGTTCATTTCAGCGAACTTAGAAGCTTCAAAATTAAACTCATAAAATAGAGTAAAAAGTTTTTGAGAGGAAAACGAAACGAAATATGAATGAatcataactttttaatttcgCAGCTTTTATGGACAGTGTCGTTGTTGtgaaagggttccgtagtaatcTCATATCTACATGATAAAGAACTTGTTAAAAGTTGACTACTCATGACTCGTAAACGTAGTCGTATAAATTCGCACCCGTAGAGTTGCTTTATCTAAAGTCTGCTCACATTCAGAACATTATGTTTGCTTTACGATTATTACAATACTGTAACCCTACTGAAAATACTTGTACAAATAGCTGAAAGAGGTTGCCCAAAATGACAGTAGTTTTTGAGTCGATTTGTAGTGCTCCCATGGACCTAGAATTCTAGGTCCATGAGTGCTTCTTAGTGCTCCACCGATCGTACCGGCAATTAAAATTGTCACGGTGTCAAATGGTGTGTTAGGGTTGGAGTCTGGAGATTGAAACTATGTTGACACAAGTCTCATTAGCGATTTAATTCCAAGTAGGTATGACGTTCATTGCTGCTTTCAGCGCTAAAATGGCGAAAAtgaagttgcttcaaaaacaggtcggcaatcgcaggtccgATGTAGACGAGATCGGACacttattttacaatatttacttGCATTTATTTTGCTCGTCAAGTGGCTGTTACTTCACCActattaaaactacaaaatagtCTTTTACCATCTTTGAACAAGAAAAATATTACCGCACAATTCGTGGCCTACAAATCGTGGCTATGAGTGCGTATTGAGGTCCCACAGTAATTATTTATGACTAAAAATCAGTCAATACGCATTGGGCCAGCGCGGCgcactatggcctaaacctttcgcTCTCTGGGAGgggacccgttctcagtagtgggctggtgatgggttgatcatgatgattatgatgaataaATATCACGTATCTATCATTGAATCGTAGCGAACGagaatttttaatgttttttaacacgagtaaataaaatttagtttCGCTACCAAACTAACACAAATTAGTCAGCAGCATTCCTTCAATCATGGAAACCCCAGATAGATTCACGCTAACCACATCAATGTGGTTTTGCAAGCCACAAAATTGATCGCATTCAATATAATGTGACCTTAATGCAAATTTGGATTGGATGCCCATTCAACGGAAGCTATTTAGTGTTATATTGTATTGCGGAATTGTGACAATCAAATTCAATAATAGGCAATTCGAAGGTGATAATTTTTAGCATAAGCTTATAGTCATAGAAATAATAAGTAtctactagtaggtacctaagaatTATTACACCCTATCATCTTGGTGGCTATCTATCGtcgtttgacgacctccttgaCAAATTGGTTAGAATGGGGGGGTCCCAGATTCTATTATCACACCCTTTTATTTTAACACGCTTACATTTTAGATCGCACTTGCCTATACTACCTCTTACCACCAGTAGCATTAGCATGACGCCAAGACAACGATTTCCCGCGGGACTTGAATTGTAACCCTTATCGGTCTGTGAtcataaaacctgcatcaatcattattacaatctcaaatgTTGTGcatggctgaatttgtgccattcttgttgcaacaatgcattgtagccaatagtgagcgagcgtcaaccaatcagaggtgattgcgaacttgacattgtagctgtcattcagTGTTATCCTTTGACGTACGCAGATTCCTACTTGTTAtaaaaaacccgccaagtgcgagtcaggctcgctcaccgagggttccgtagtacagtcgcattttttcgacattttgcacgataaatcaaaaactatgattcataaaaataaataaaaatctgttttagaatccacagatgaagccctttcatatgatacccccacttgatatagttatcttccttcgaaaattgaaaatacttattattattagttcatgaccacaatttaattttttgtgtgtgatgtaaccacaaattcgtggttttcagatttttccccgaatgtctgctataagacctacctacctactaaatttcatgattctaggtcaacgggaagtactctgtaaatttcttgacagacagatagacagacagagagtcagacaacaaagtgatcttataagggttccgttttttcttttgaggtacggaacccttaaaattatTCTCGCGTAAATTCAAGGAATATCCTCACATTTCAATATATCCTCATATTCCTCAATTCATAATTTCAAGGAATAATACGAAATCAGGGCATGTCAGCTTGTTTCTAATAAGTCATAGTATCCTTCCAAGCAGCTGTGAAGCTCGTCTGAAGCCTGTCATAAAAGTTGTTAAATGAAGAAAGTTTTACTTTCACAAATGCCGTCACTTCATGCCTATTGCGAGCACTTTTACGCTTGAAGAGTTGTTGCACCCTGTTATTACCACAGTATCGAGAGCGGGAACTTTACCGTACCTACGTAGTTCTGATCCAGTTCGCATTCAAATTGCGTATTGTATCCCGCAGTATAGGTATTTAGAGTGCCTAGTTCAATGATATTCCATCGtgtggttttaataaaaactgcaaaaCTTATATAGAAATTCACGTTCAGTGTTAATAAAAGATGTACTTATTTCACGACTTTCGGAAATTCTACCCCGAGGGGATTAAGAGGATTAAATTGGAGATGAAATCTTGTATGAAATTCTGAAATGTTTCAGGTTTGTCCTCTATTTGGGTTGTCggctaaataaaaataatgtcctGAAACCATCGATGCCCGAAACACATATTTTTGCAGGACTTTTGGAAATTTCACGCCTAAAtatgggatgaaagtttgtatgaaagtctttGTTGTATAAAAatttaggcgccatctccacggacgagagaatcgcggcgatattGTCGCCGTGttacaaaattcgatacaaactctataagccaatctccacagggcgatacaatcgcggcgatagtttgtatcgaattctgccacacggcgagactatcgccgcgattctctcgtccgtggagatggcacCTTAGCATTTTGGCTTTCagttaaaattaaagaaaatgtCTGGATTTTAGGATACTCTAGGAAAGTAAGAGATTTTCACAAGCAGGTGCTTTACAAGAAGTGATTTTAGGttacacgggattttttaaaatttaattctaCGCTGACAAAATCGATGGAAAAGGctagtttaaataattttgcagctTAAATCGCTGGGTGTAGAaactatttaggtaggtatgttatataTAACTATTAGGTATAACATAGACTACCACTAATAgaatttcaaacaaacaaagccggggcgggacaAACAGtctctcaataatctgattTGTCGAAGcgcataagtaggtatgtctgcGTTCCACTCCGCTTGACTTGTAACAAACCACAAAATGTGACAAAACCTAGGAAAGTTCCGAAAAGCTTACTTAGTTATGTGAAGATGTTTTTCTTTGGCCATGTTTAAGTTAACATTTTCCTACTGACTGCCGTAAGATGTTTACATGAACATAGTTTCCCTCTTAATTACTCGCCTAGTCCCAGTTAATTGACTCGCAGCAACTTCCATTATTACCTCATTATTGCTTTTAAATGTACAGAGCGAACTTTGTGTTTATAGTGCCTGTTGGTGAATTGTTTTAGTAACCACgctgttaatttaattaaccATTTAAACAATGGAAAAATACTTCTTGtcggattaaaaaaatactttgggTTACAATAAAGTAAAGTCCGGGCagttttatagggttccgtacctaaaaaggaaaaaaggaatccttacaggatcacttcgttgtctgtctatctgattgtccgtctgtcgtgtctgtcaagaaaaggtatgggaacttcccgttgacctagaatcatgaaattgagcagataggtcttatagaacaagTAAAGGAGTAGTGTAGAAAGTCGATTCTGGGCCACCCCGGGGGGTCcgcgaaaaaaaattgtcccgCCCACAAAAAAAGACCACCACCATTGGCTCTGGATGTTCGCCGTTTTTAGACCATTGGctcaaacctaacctaacctaacctaacctaacatatATCGATCGGGTCGTTAGCGGGAAACTAAAAGGGCAATTGGAATCTCCTACCACTCATCTAGTGAATGATTGCGTGCGAGGCTGTAGGTACCTGCTACCTACGCTAGCTCTAACAATGAGTACCGTACGCGTCAAAATAACTTCGGAATGTCCAAGGCGTCACTTTCTCATTTTTTCATCGGGGGTACGTACCTGCTCCGGCGCCAGGGGGTTTTAACAATGCCCCCCGCCCCTTATCCCCTCACCCGTCGATCCATGCATTTCTACAATTTTGtccttaaccgactttaaaaaaggaggtatttttctgtatgtatgactgtattttcataaaatgtttaaatacgAGTTTATCATGTTATCACCATATTGGATGACTGATATTGTTTATAATGAATAAGTAAATTAGAATTTGATAGCAATGCATTTCGTAGAAACTTAACCCaagcttttatgataatgtgttctcttgcaaaaatatgtgagatgctctctcgtgtcagtttaaaatatatttattatctcattaacaaaaaattaacaaaattcacgATCGATCGTGTCGTTGATTTTTTTAGTTAGTCCACTCAATCTGTTTTTATCGCCCATTAACTTTAGGTAGATGCAAAAACTGATATCGCATGCAGGTGTTTCAGAGCATGTACATTCGTGTTTGTTTCGAAGATTTATAATCCCATTAAGAAggactaacaaaaaattaacccaagcttttatgataatgtgttctcttagtagatacaaaaaaatatgacacATGCAGCTGCATGAAAACATGTTGACTCTTGCCTAAAAAGATGTGTGTATAAAAACGCACCATTGTAATTTTGTGTCACAAGTTTACTCGGTGCCAGATCGTTAGGATCAAATATCAGTGCTATAagtcttaaatataaatcacCCGTCTAGAGCGATTGTGTTGTGAATCTACATATTTCCATCCATCATGACGGTAAGTTTGCAATTTTAGCGGTAACTAGGAtcttttataaacttttataaatttaagtaaatattataattagtttttgTAATTCTATTAGTTAAAGTATCACCTTAATCTTATGCACTATTACCTTTTTATTTCAGGACTCACAGGAAGAATTCACTTACAAGCATTACTACTATCCACTCAATGTGCCAGATGATCAAGATGCGAGTGATTccacattaaataataaaaagactgCTTCAAAAAGGAGCAAACCAACGGAGCAAAACAATATAGATGTATTTTTcgaaaaaccaaagaaaaaGAGGAGAACTACTATTTCGTCATCGGTAGCTCAAGCGACTGATGGAGGTCTATCCTATATCTCATCCAATGATGGTGATGGTGTCAGTGCAAGTCATCTCATCAAAATAGATGTCTATGACATGAAGAATCTGGAAGGGGTTTTACCTATTGATTACTGGAAATATGCAGATTTACGATTAAAGTACTACGTGAAATCAGACGCTGATAAATTTTATCACAGCACGCGAGATATTATTTACAACATAACAAAGCAGATCGCAGGAAGACAtgattgtaaaaaatattttatcgacaGAGATAACAAGCAATAACTACTAATACTAGTACTTATAAAGTATGGTTTAGCTAGCTTAGGATCATAATGATCGGTGCATACACATGCGTTTTTTCTGATAACTGCCTAAGCCGAGTCCCCCCACTCTTCGCCGATACAACAAAGTATAAAAGTGTTTTGCTTCGAAATACGAACTTCATATTTCATTACACTATGTCCAACTACACGATGTCGCCTCAACTTTGTGAACTGAACGAGACCATTTATGACGAAGAAATGGTTACAATATGTGAAGAAGTAGAAAATACAGTAAATTTGGAAGAGATAGaagatgaaaattggtattcgcAATTAGATAGAAGTCCATCACCATCACCAAGTCTCTACAGCCCTGTTGACTTCGTTGGGAAGGAAGATGCACTATTTGGGATACGAGGCCCCGCAACAGATGATGAAGAAACTATGCAAGATTCGCTCCATTCGCTCTCATCACAGTGTACACTTAAGTTATAGTTATGGGTACTTTAAgattcatttttaataaaaatgttatgtaagattttcatgcaaataaaactataatttttcaaaccattcttttttatttcatttctctaaaaataaagtcttaaacaTATATTGTAACAGTTGATCATTATACAAAGTATTATCTGAAAATACATTAAGAAATTGTGACATTGAGATGtcgttatatttaaaatatatataaactaaACAATACATTCCACAAAATGAGCTGAAATAGTTTTGCAGTACTTTGTTGTTATGAATCCACTTCTTACAGTTGGTTTTTAGAAACATTTCATGATAATCCATTGGTTTTCGACCAAACGAGTCAAAATATTCACCGACACCATTAGTACCCACGTATATCGCTACCCAGTGAGATCCAGGTTTTGTATCGGGGTCTAAATTGGATATTAAATAAGCTGGTGGTGTTAAATATATCGGTATCTTATTAGCTGCAAATACATTGAAGTGAATATttgcatcaattttttttaaatagttttctaTCTCTTTGGTATCCATTGaaactttaattataaataaattaaaatgtaaaataatcttCTTTACTGAATGGATGGTTAAGAAATGACTTAAAAAGTAAATATCTCCATTTATATTAATTCTTAACTGTTGTAGTCTAAACTAACGTctcgatttttattaatttcaattaCGTTATCAAACTCTGCGTATACTATGCAATTAACAGTTGTGGTTAGAGCTTTTTCGAATCGAACTTCAAATCTTACACTACCCCGTTTAATAAGGTTCCAGTGGGAGTTTGAATTAGCAGA is a genomic window of Maniola hyperantus chromosome 12, iAphHyp1.2, whole genome shotgun sequence containing:
- the LOC138403070 gene encoding uncharacterized protein, with product MTDSQEEFTYKHYYYPLNVPDDQDASDSTLNNKKTASKRSKPTEQNNIDVFFEKPKKKRRTTISSSVAQATDGGLSYISSNDGDGVSASHLIKIDVYDMKNLEGVLPIDYWKYADLRLKYYVKSDADKFYHSTRDIIYNITKQIAGRHDCKKYFIDRDNKQ